A genomic segment from Streptosporangium roseum DSM 43021 encodes:
- a CDS encoding suppressor of fused domain protein, protein MATIRPSGERGDGVEVVLTDINPYGSRTLVVERDETSSVAYLCGPGGMVHGAVWLANHGPAPEAIDQRRLTSELPPAAPRANTRHPDGRPPLGALRPLWFEEGDGVALYENDELLAVIPGWADMGRGMPGYSRDAVGESPFAWSLEEAHEGLVPRLAKARAYWDWRGGDGAWASFQQFVMGHLDRAVGTAGRFWDAGGDRLPTVGITERPPEGEREHTILSTVGMSCQRMPTVEQYIDRPDAYARVELAVATPGDARDAARLFLWLGQYPWHSVTWLGHGHTAKWYHRPETFPLGSAYSGVIMLTGLPGLPDLSGFTFGGDAVQWLWLVPITTGELRLVAENGYRTLLPRLSADRLTRAG, encoded by the coding sequence ATGGCGACAATCCGCCCCTCAGGCGAGCGGGGAGACGGCGTCGAGGTCGTGCTCACCGACATCAATCCCTACGGGAGCCGCACCCTGGTGGTCGAACGCGACGAGACTTCCTCGGTAGCTTACCTGTGCGGGCCCGGAGGCATGGTGCACGGAGCGGTATGGCTGGCCAACCACGGCCCGGCCCCGGAGGCGATCGACCAGAGACGCCTGACCTCCGAGCTGCCTCCGGCGGCGCCCCGGGCGAACACCCGGCACCCCGACGGCCGGCCTCCGCTGGGCGCGCTGCGACCGCTGTGGTTCGAGGAGGGCGACGGCGTCGCCCTGTACGAGAACGACGAACTGCTCGCGGTCATTCCTGGCTGGGCGGACATGGGCAGGGGCATGCCGGGCTACTCCCGCGACGCGGTGGGCGAGTCGCCGTTCGCCTGGTCGCTGGAGGAGGCCCACGAGGGGCTGGTCCCCCGCCTGGCGAAGGCCCGCGCCTACTGGGACTGGCGGGGCGGCGACGGCGCCTGGGCCTCGTTCCAGCAGTTCGTGATGGGCCATCTGGACCGGGCGGTCGGGACGGCGGGCCGGTTCTGGGACGCGGGCGGCGACCGGCTGCCCACGGTCGGCATCACCGAACGGCCGCCGGAAGGGGAGCGGGAGCACACGATCCTGTCCACGGTGGGGATGAGCTGCCAGCGGATGCCCACCGTGGAGCAGTACATCGACCGGCCGGACGCCTACGCCCGGGTGGAGCTCGCCGTCGCCACCCCCGGTGACGCGCGGGACGCGGCACGGCTGTTCCTGTGGCTGGGCCAGTACCCCTGGCATTCGGTCACCTGGCTGGGACACGGTCACACCGCGAAGTGGTATCACCGGCCGGAGACGTTCCCGCTCGGCTCCGCCTACAGCGGCGTCATCATGCTGACCGGGCTACCCGGCCTGCCCGACCTGTCGGGCTTCACCTTCGGCGGTGACGCCGTGCAGTGGCTCTGGCTGGTCCCGATCACCACCGGCGAGCTGCGCCTGGTCGCGGAGAACGGCTACCGGACGCTGCTCCCCCGCCTCTCGGCCGACCGGCTCACCCGGGCGGGATGA
- the rlmN gene encoding 23S rRNA (adenine(2503)-C(2))-methyltransferase RlmN → MSTVSPPGTPAPGQLTFVAPRRAKPARHLADLTMAERRAVVAELGEKPFRADQLSRHYFEKLNGDPELMTDLPATAREKFAAALFPKLLTSVREMTTDAGTTRKTLWRLFDGALVESVLMRYTDRTTMCVSSQAGCGMNCPFCATGQAGLTRNMTTAEIVEQVVAGARALAAGEVPGGPGRVSNVVFMGMGEPLANYKAVIGAVRRMVEPSPDGLGISARGVTVSTVGLVPAIGKLAAEGLPVTLALSLHAPDDELRDTLVPINTRWKVAEVLDAAWNYAATTKRRVSIEYALIKDINDQEWRADLLGKLIKNKLVHVNLIPLNPTPGSKWTASRPEDERAFVRRLEFHGVPVTVRDTRGREIDGACGQLAAAE, encoded by the coding sequence TTGTCGACTGTCAGCCCGCCCGGGACCCCCGCACCCGGCCAGCTCACCTTCGTGGCGCCTCGCAGGGCGAAGCCCGCGCGCCACCTGGCCGACCTGACCATGGCCGAGCGCCGGGCGGTCGTCGCCGAGCTGGGTGAGAAGCCGTTCCGCGCCGACCAGCTCTCCCGGCACTACTTCGAGAAGCTCAACGGCGATCCCGAGCTCATGACGGACCTGCCGGCCACGGCCAGGGAGAAGTTCGCCGCCGCGCTGTTCCCCAAGCTGCTGACCTCGGTCCGGGAGATGACGACCGACGCCGGCACCACCCGCAAGACCCTGTGGCGGCTGTTCGACGGCGCGCTGGTCGAGTCGGTCCTCATGCGTTACACCGACCGCACCACCATGTGCGTGTCCTCCCAGGCAGGCTGCGGCATGAACTGCCCGTTCTGCGCCACCGGCCAGGCCGGTCTGACCCGCAACATGACCACCGCCGAGATCGTCGAGCAGGTCGTCGCCGGTGCGCGGGCCCTGGCCGCCGGCGAGGTCCCCGGCGGCCCCGGACGGGTCAGCAACGTGGTCTTCATGGGCATGGGCGAGCCGCTGGCCAACTACAAGGCCGTGATCGGCGCCGTGCGCCGGATGGTCGAGCCCTCGCCCGACGGCCTGGGCATCTCCGCCCGGGGCGTCACGGTCTCCACCGTCGGCCTGGTCCCCGCGATCGGCAAGCTCGCCGCCGAGGGACTGCCGGTGACGCTGGCGCTCTCCCTGCACGCGCCCGACGACGAGCTCCGCGACACCCTGGTGCCGATCAACACCCGCTGGAAGGTCGCCGAGGTCCTCGACGCGGCCTGGAACTACGCGGCCACGACCAAGCGCCGCGTCTCCATCGAGTACGCGTTGATCAAGGACATCAACGACCAGGAATGGCGGGCCGACCTGCTCGGCAAGCTCATCAAGAACAAGCTGGTGCACGTCAACCTGATCCCGCTCAACCCCACCCCCGGCTCGAAGTGGACGGCCTCCCGTCCCGAGGACGAGCGGGCCTTCGTCCGCCGCCTGGAGTTCCACGGCGTCCCGGTGACCGTCCGCGACACCCGGGGCCGCGAGATCGACGGCGCCTGCGGCCAGCTCGCCGCCGCCGAGTAG
- the aspS gene encoding aspartate--tRNA(Asn) ligase, which translates to MIHRVLAADLPRHVGRHVRLAGWLHRRRDLKSVSFLVIRDRSGLAQVVLGQPVPYPEETVLQISGTVVANPQAPGGAELTGPTIEVLAEAVEPPPFDLYRPTVPATLPTVLDHAPVALRHPRLRAPFEIAAAGVAGFRAALDGLGFVESQTPKIVGTATESGANVFGIDYFGRPAFLAQSPQFFKQALVGVFERVYEVGPVFRAEPHDTARHLAQYTSLDAELGFVRDHRDVMAVLREALAGMHAAAAERATGALELLGIEPPEVPGEIPAIHFADAQELLARHTGEDPRGEPDLAPAHERWLGEWALREHGSEFLFVTGYPMVKRPFYTHPDPERPEFSRSFDLLFRGLELVTGGQRLHRHADYLAALAVRGEDPQAYAGYLAAFAHGMPPHGGFAIGLERWTSRLTGAANIRQTTLFPRDLHRLTP; encoded by the coding sequence ATGATCCATCGAGTCCTCGCCGCCGACCTGCCCCGGCACGTCGGCCGCCATGTCCGTCTTGCCGGTTGGCTGCATCGCCGCCGCGACCTGAAGTCCGTCTCCTTCCTCGTGATCCGTGACCGCTCCGGCCTCGCCCAGGTCGTGCTCGGCCAGCCCGTGCCGTACCCCGAGGAGACGGTCCTGCAGATCAGTGGCACCGTGGTCGCGAACCCGCAGGCCCCGGGCGGCGCCGAGCTGACCGGTCCGACGATCGAGGTGCTGGCCGAGGCGGTGGAGCCGCCGCCGTTCGACCTCTACCGGCCCACGGTCCCGGCGACGCTGCCGACGGTCCTCGACCACGCCCCGGTCGCGCTCCGCCATCCCCGGCTACGGGCGCCCTTCGAGATCGCCGCGGCCGGCGTCGCCGGGTTCCGCGCCGCACTGGACGGGCTCGGGTTCGTCGAGAGCCAGACTCCGAAGATCGTCGGCACCGCCACCGAGTCGGGGGCCAACGTGTTCGGCATCGACTACTTCGGCCGTCCCGCCTTCCTCGCCCAGTCGCCGCAGTTCTTCAAGCAGGCGCTGGTCGGGGTCTTCGAGCGGGTCTACGAGGTGGGACCGGTCTTCCGGGCCGAGCCGCACGACACCGCCCGGCATCTGGCGCAGTACACCAGCCTGGACGCCGAGCTGGGATTCGTCCGCGACCACCGCGACGTGATGGCGGTGCTGCGGGAGGCCCTGGCGGGCATGCACGCGGCGGCGGCCGAGCGGGCCACCGGGGCCCTGGAACTGCTGGGGATCGAACCGCCCGAGGTCCCCGGGGAGATCCCGGCGATCCACTTCGCCGACGCGCAGGAACTGCTGGCCCGGCACACCGGTGAGGACCCGCGAGGGGAGCCCGACCTCGCCCCCGCGCACGAGCGCTGGCTGGGTGAGTGGGCGTTGCGCGAGCACGGCTCGGAGTTCCTGTTCGTCACCGGTTACCCGATGGTCAAACGCCCCTTCTACACGCACCCGGACCCGGAACGACCGGAGTTCTCGCGGAGCTTCGACCTGCTCTTCCGGGGGCTGGAGCTGGTCACCGGCGGGCAGCGGCTGCACCGGCACGCCGACTACCTCGCGGCGCTGGCCGTCCGGGGCGAGGACCCGCAGGCGTATGCGGGCTATCTGGCCGCCTTCGCCCACGGCATGCCTCCGCACGGTGGCTTCGCGATCGGCCTGGAGCGCTGGACCTCACGGTTGACGGGGGCCGCCAACATCAGGCAGACCACGCTGTTCCCCCGGGACCTGCACCGCCTGACGCCGTAG
- a CDS encoding YbaB/EbfC family nucleoid-associated protein — MTATPEGDELTGTGEAAGGLVGAVVSEDGLLARLRLDARAMRFGSQDLADHIVSAVRAAQQDRLERMGEPAASPEEGVLPEEFMRRLDDMEVQAAHDFARLTASLDETLRRLEER; from the coding sequence GTGACCGCGACACCCGAAGGTGACGAGCTCACCGGCACCGGAGAGGCCGCCGGAGGATTGGTGGGCGCCGTCGTGAGCGAGGACGGCCTGCTGGCCAGGCTGCGGCTGGACGCGCGGGCGATGCGTTTCGGGTCCCAGGACCTGGCGGACCATATCGTCTCCGCCGTACGGGCGGCGCAGCAGGATCGGCTGGAGCGGATGGGCGAGCCCGCCGCGTCCCCCGAGGAGGGCGTGCTCCCGGAGGAGTTCATGCGCCGCCTGGACGACATGGAGGTCCAGGCCGCCCACGATTTCGCCCGATTGACGGCGAGCCTCGACGAGACACTTCGCCGCCTGGAGGAAAGGTGA
- a CDS encoding ATP-binding cassette domain-containing protein, producing the protein MRLSQVSFRYSRRSPWILRDVELTLRPGSVIEVTGRNGAGKSTLLRLLAGIIPPTRGTVADRPRVVGYAPDVFPVDQPFTVTAYLTHMARVRGVSPASAGELAGRLNATHLMDQPVGDLSKGSAQKVGLIQSLLAPPGLLILDEPFAGLDEQTRIELPVIIGEIAAGGGTVVVSDHQNQLQNFPGADHWLVGAGAVTAQTGERPAQAVIEVLVDAAEADEVEQKLRADGYTTRRAS; encoded by the coding sequence ATGCGGCTTTCCCAAGTGTCCTTCCGATACTCACGCCGCAGCCCCTGGATCCTGCGGGACGTCGAGCTCACGCTCCGCCCGGGTTCCGTCATCGAGGTCACCGGCCGCAACGGCGCGGGCAAGTCCACCCTGCTGCGCCTGCTCGCCGGGATCATCCCCCCGACCCGGGGCACGGTCGCCGACCGGCCCCGCGTCGTCGGCTACGCCCCCGATGTCTTCCCCGTGGACCAGCCGTTCACCGTCACCGCCTACCTGACCCACATGGCCAGGGTCCGGGGCGTCTCCCCCGCCTCGGCCGGCGAGCTGGCCGGACGGCTGAACGCCACCCACCTGATGGACCAGCCGGTCGGCGACCTGTCCAAGGGCAGCGCCCAGAAGGTCGGGCTGATCCAGTCGCTGCTGGCCCCACCCGGCCTGCTGATCCTGGACGAGCCCTTCGCCGGGCTGGACGAGCAGACCCGCATCGAACTCCCCGTCATCATCGGCGAGATCGCCGCGGGCGGCGGGACGGTCGTGGTCAGCGACCACCAGAACCAGCTCCAGAACTTCCCGGGGGCCGACCACTGGCTGGTCGGCGCCGGCGCGGTCACCGCCCAGACCGGCGAGCGGCCGGCACAGGCGGTCATCGAGGTGCTCGTGGACGCCGCCGAGGCCGACGAGGTCGAGCAGAAACTCCGCGCCGACGGCTATACCACCAGGCGGGCCTCGTGA
- a CDS encoding DivIVA domain-containing protein: MNRFPRVLGVRAGYDPDQVDALIRRIEGTLGRGSLDGEPITADEIRDARFRTKLGGYNEMAVDFALEAFIVAVETRPAESHRPVPPRPRPRRERPPVPAGESPGSAELRAPAGEDVRAGELRTAAGEDVRAGELRTAAGESGWGGEPHAPAGEAEWGGEPHISAGEDRWAGESHTPAWEDVRAGEFRTAAGEGGWGGEPHMSAGEGIRGDEPHMFAGESGWAGEPHMSAGEDVRGGEPRMSAGQAGWADGSYVPAGGLPSAADPRSPADPWSAGEGARAGDFPPAAEEAPAAFEEHVTSEEHTARVERAAFRAGRLGMGYNEDQVDAFLDRVVATLRGTTDQPLTPGDVRAARFATVILKPGYAVSEVDEFLTDLAGVLEAHLGR; encoded by the coding sequence TTGAATCGTTTTCCACGGGTGCTGGGAGTGCGTGCCGGATATGACCCCGACCAGGTCGATGCCCTGATCCGTCGGATCGAGGGCACCCTCGGCCGGGGTTCCCTGGACGGCGAGCCGATCACCGCCGACGAGATCCGCGACGCCCGGTTCCGCACGAAACTCGGCGGCTACAACGAGATGGCCGTGGACTTCGCGCTGGAGGCCTTCATCGTGGCGGTCGAGACCCGGCCCGCCGAGAGCCACAGGCCGGTGCCGCCCCGACCGCGGCCGAGGCGAGAGCGGCCGCCCGTGCCCGCCGGGGAGAGCCCGGGGTCCGCCGAGCTCCGTGCGCCCGCCGGAGAGGACGTCCGGGCCGGTGAGCTCCGTACGGCCGCCGGAGAGGACGTCCGGGCCGGTGAGCTTCGTACGGCCGCCGGGGAGAGCGGGTGGGGCGGTGAGCCCCACGCGCCTGCCGGGGAGGCCGAGTGGGGCGGTGAGCCTCATATATCCGCTGGTGAGGACAGGTGGGCCGGTGAGTCTCACACGCCTGCCTGGGAGGACGTCCGGGCCGGTGAGTTCCGTACGGCCGCCGGGGAGGGCGGGTGGGGCGGTGAGCCACACATGTCCGCCGGAGAAGGCATCCGGGGCGATGAGCCGCATATGTTCGCCGGGGAGAGCGGGTGGGCCGGTGAGCCACACATGTCCGCCGGGGAGGACGTCCGGGGCGGTGAGCCGCGTATGTCCGCCGGGCAGGCCGGATGGGCGGATGGGTCTTATGTGCCCGCCGGTGGTCTCCCGTCCGCTGCCGATCCTCGGTCCCCAGCCGATCCTTGGTCCGCCGGTGAGGGGGCGCGGGCCGGTGACTTCCCGCCCGCGGCCGAGGAGGCGCCCGCGGCGTTCGAGGAGCATGTGACGTCCGAGGAGCACACGGCCAGGGTGGAGCGGGCCGCCTTCCGGGCGGGACGGCTGGGCATGGGCTACAACGAGGACCAGGTGGACGCCTTCCTCGACCGGGTCGTCGCCACCCTGCGCGGCACGACCGACCAGCCCCTCACGCCCGGCGACGTGCGCGCCGCCAGGTTCGCCACGGTGATACTCAAGCCCGGCTACGCCGTCAGCGAGGTGGACGAGTTCCTCACCGACCTCGCCGGTGTCCTGGAGGCGCACCTCGGCCGGTGA
- a CDS encoding PucR family transcriptional regulator → MAEHKLTVEDLTRFPALQLRVMAGEAGLTRSVSWAHVSELDDPTPWLLGAEVIMTTGIAIPRSAARQRAYLERLDDAGVSGLALSAQLHVPPLHEAFFAAAEERSMPVLEVPLAVPFIAIAQEVAAAVQEDARQRLGAQLQVFGALRWLASEDLDTATLFRRLERLSGYEVYLCTPQGRPLLPGVPAPDPGVLPASADAPPTIPGGFALPVPAPGGPAGFLVAFEREGARPAGLAVVQHIATVAALRVAMVRHERETLRREGAEILAELLQDVLDPATARRRLIRLGLPAEELVLLTVRGVPDDALLRALDDHPCLLLRQGDDRHVLGSAELGTAVAALPAAAAGMSRPFPAGTSLRVAQREAAWAASRAAESGQPLIRYGDDTTGRWLPEDPSVLASLVEHVLGEVLRYDAAHDSRLLTSVRTWMERDRRTEDAAAALHVHPNTLAYRLRRFTALTGRDLSSTGAFAEVWLAVRAAGQLGLTD, encoded by the coding sequence GTGGCTGAACACAAACTCACCGTCGAGGACCTGACCCGGTTCCCCGCCCTGCAACTGCGTGTCATGGCCGGTGAGGCCGGGCTGACGCGGTCGGTCTCCTGGGCGCACGTCAGCGAGCTCGACGACCCCACCCCCTGGCTGCTCGGTGCCGAGGTCATCATGACGACGGGCATCGCGATCCCCCGCTCCGCCGCGCGGCAGCGGGCCTACCTCGAACGGCTCGACGACGCCGGGGTGTCCGGGCTGGCCCTGTCCGCGCAGCTCCACGTGCCGCCGCTGCACGAGGCGTTCTTCGCCGCGGCCGAGGAGCGGAGCATGCCGGTGCTCGAAGTGCCGCTGGCGGTGCCGTTCATCGCCATCGCCCAGGAGGTGGCGGCCGCCGTGCAGGAGGACGCCCGGCAGCGGCTCGGCGCGCAGCTCCAGGTCTTCGGCGCGCTGCGCTGGCTGGCCTCGGAGGACCTGGACACCGCGACGCTGTTCCGCAGGCTGGAGCGGCTGTCCGGCTACGAGGTGTACCTGTGCACGCCGCAGGGGCGCCCGCTGCTGCCCGGCGTCCCGGCGCCCGATCCCGGGGTGCTTCCGGCGTCGGCGGACGCTCCCCCGACGATCCCCGGCGGTTTCGCGCTGCCGGTGCCGGCGCCGGGCGGCCCCGCGGGGTTCCTGGTCGCCTTCGAGAGGGAGGGCGCGCGGCCCGCCGGGCTGGCGGTGGTGCAGCACATCGCCACCGTCGCCGCGCTGCGGGTGGCGATGGTCCGCCACGAGCGCGAGACGCTGCGGCGCGAGGGCGCCGAGATCCTCGCCGAGCTCCTGCAGGACGTGCTCGACCCGGCCACGGCCCGGCGACGGCTGATCCGGCTGGGGCTCCCCGCCGAGGAGCTCGTCCTGCTGACGGTCCGCGGAGTGCCCGACGACGCGCTGCTCCGCGCCCTCGACGACCACCCCTGCCTCCTGCTCCGCCAGGGCGACGACCGCCACGTGCTCGGCTCGGCGGAGCTGGGTACGGCCGTCGCCGCCCTGCCCGCCGCCGCGGCCGGGATGAGCAGGCCGTTCCCGGCCGGGACGTCGCTGCGGGTGGCCCAGCGGGAGGCGGCGTGGGCGGCGTCCCGGGCCGCCGAGTCCGGCCAGCCGCTGATCCGCTACGGCGACGACACCACCGGAAGGTGGCTGCCGGAGGACCCATCGGTGCTGGCCTCGCTGGTGGAGCACGTGCTCGGCGAGGTGCTCCGCTACGACGCGGCCCACGACTCCCGGCTGCTGACCTCGGTCCGCACGTGGATGGAGCGGGACCGGCGCACCGAGGACGCGGCGGCGGCGCTGCACGTACACCCCAACACGCTGGCCTACCGGCTGCGCAGGTTCACCGCGCTGACCGGCCGCGACCTGTCGTCCACCGGGGCGTTCGCCGAGGTCTGGCTGGCGGTCCGGGCCGCCGGGCAGCTCGGCCTGACCGACTGA
- the speB gene encoding agmatinase, translating into MTETRGPVDSSRIPRFAGPATFARLPRLDEVGRCDVAVVGVPFDSGVSYRPGARFGPSAVREASRLLRPYHPGLDVSPFAALQVADAGDIACNPFDIGEAVETIEHAAGELQDTGARLVTIGGDHTIALPLLRSLARRHGPVALLHFDAHLDTWDTYFGAEYTHGTPFRRAVEEGILDTEALSHVGTRGPLYGKKDLEDDRRLGFGVVTSADVMRRGVDEVVDALRQRIGGRPLYLSIDIDVLDPAHAPGTGTPEAGGLTSRELLEILRGLAGANLVGADVVEVAPAYDHAEITSVAASHVAYDLVSLLALSAPSLEKTP; encoded by the coding sequence ATGACCGAGACCCGGGGGCCCGTCGACTCCTCCCGCATCCCGCGTTTCGCGGGCCCGGCCACCTTCGCGCGGCTGCCGCGTCTGGACGAGGTCGGCCGCTGCGACGTGGCCGTGGTCGGAGTGCCCTTCGACAGCGGGGTCTCCTACCGGCCCGGCGCCCGTTTCGGCCCCTCGGCCGTCCGCGAGGCCAGCCGCCTGCTCCGGCCGTACCACCCGGGCCTGGACGTCTCGCCGTTCGCCGCGCTGCAGGTGGCCGACGCCGGCGACATCGCCTGCAACCCGTTCGACATCGGCGAGGCGGTCGAGACGATCGAGCACGCCGCGGGCGAGCTCCAGGACACCGGGGCTCGGCTGGTGACGATCGGCGGCGACCACACGATCGCGCTGCCCCTGCTCCGCTCCCTCGCCAGGAGGCACGGTCCGGTGGCGCTGCTCCACTTCGACGCCCACCTCGACACCTGGGACACCTACTTCGGCGCCGAGTACACCCACGGCACGCCGTTCCGCCGGGCCGTCGAGGAGGGCATTCTCGACACCGAGGCGCTCAGTCACGTCGGCACGCGCGGCCCGCTGTACGGCAAGAAGGACCTCGAAGACGACAGGCGCCTGGGCTTCGGCGTCGTGACCTCGGCCGACGTGATGCGCCGGGGTGTGGACGAGGTCGTGGACGCGCTCAGGCAGCGGATCGGCGGCCGCCCGCTGTACCTGTCCATCGACATCGACGTGCTCGACCCCGCGCACGCCCCCGGCACCGGCACCCCGGAGGCGGGCGGCCTGACCAGCCGCGAGCTGCTGGAGATCCTGCGCGGCCTGGCCGGGGCCAACCTGGTCGGGGCCGACGTGGTCGAGGTCGCCCCCGCCTACGACCACGCCGAGATCACCTCGGTCGCCGCCTCCCACGTCGCCTACGACCTCGTCAGCCTGCTGGCCCTGTCCGCGCCCTCCCTGGAGAAGACCCCATGA
- a CDS encoding purine-cytosine permease family protein: protein MSQPPSITEIEQYGVERIPDADRTARPLDLFRLAFGGANTFATCVLGAFPILFGLSFWQGLSATLLGLVVGSLILAPLAVFGPVNGTNNAVSSSAHLGVHGRVVGSFLSLLTAIAFFSISVWSSGDALVGGAHRLVGLPESGFSYGLAYALFAGLVLAVCVYGFRFMLLVNKVAVVAASVLFVLGAFAFAGDFDPSYPGVFASTADPAFWPSFIGAALIVLSNPISFGAFLGDWSRYIPAATPRTRVMGAAFLAQLATILPFFFGLATASIIATKAAEYVDPAAPNYVGGLLAVSPGWYFLPVCLIALIGGMSTGTTALYGTGLDFSSVFPRFTRVQATVLIGVLSIGFIFLGRFALNLTQSISTFATLIITCTAPWMVIMMLGYVTRRGWYDPEALQVFNRRQRGGRYWFTHGWNWRGMTAWLLAAVVAILFVNIPGQFVGPLGGLAGGVDISLPLGLAIAAVLYLALLASFPEPRGVYGPAGPRLVRASDAEIPAITGLLAEPLAAERV from the coding sequence ATGAGCCAGCCCCCCTCCATCACCGAGATCGAGCAGTACGGCGTCGAGCGCATCCCGGACGCCGACCGCACCGCCCGCCCGCTCGACCTGTTCCGCCTGGCGTTCGGCGGCGCGAACACCTTCGCCACGTGCGTGCTCGGCGCGTTCCCCATCCTGTTCGGCCTCTCCTTCTGGCAGGGGCTCTCGGCGACCCTGCTGGGCCTGGTGGTCGGCTCGCTGATCCTCGCGCCGCTGGCCGTCTTCGGCCCGGTGAACGGCACCAACAATGCCGTCTCCTCCTCGGCGCACCTGGGCGTGCACGGCCGTGTGGTCGGCTCGTTCCTGTCCCTGCTGACCGCGATCGCGTTCTTCTCGATCTCGGTCTGGTCCTCCGGCGACGCCCTGGTCGGCGGCGCGCACCGGCTGGTCGGCCTGCCGGAGTCCGGTTTCTCCTACGGCCTGGCGTACGCGCTGTTCGCCGGGCTGGTCCTGGCCGTCTGCGTGTACGGCTTCCGCTTCATGCTGCTGGTCAACAAGGTCGCGGTGGTGGCCGCCTCGGTGCTGTTCGTGCTCGGCGCCTTCGCCTTCGCCGGCGACTTCGACCCCTCCTACCCGGGGGTGTTCGCCTCCACGGCCGATCCGGCGTTCTGGCCGTCGTTCATCGGCGCCGCCCTGATCGTGCTCTCCAACCCGATCTCCTTCGGCGCCTTCCTCGGCGACTGGTCGCGCTACATCCCCGCGGCGACGCCCCGCACCCGGGTGATGGGCGCGGCCTTCCTGGCCCAGCTGGCCACGATCCTGCCGTTCTTCTTCGGCCTGGCCACCGCCTCGATCATCGCGACCAAGGCCGCCGAGTACGTCGACCCGGCCGCCCCCAACTACGTCGGCGGCCTGCTGGCGGTCTCACCCGGCTGGTACTTCCTGCCGGTCTGCCTGATCGCCCTGATCGGCGGCATGTCGACCGGCACCACCGCGCTGTACGGCACCGGCCTGGACTTCTCCAGCGTCTTCCCGCGCTTCACCCGGGTGCAGGCGACGGTGCTCATCGGCGTGCTGTCGATCGGCTTCATCTTCCTCGGCCGGTTCGCGCTCAACCTGACCCAGAGCATCTCCACCTTCGCCACCCTGATCATCACCTGCACCGCTCCCTGGATGGTGATCATGATGCTCGGCTACGTGACCCGCCGGGGCTGGTACGACCCGGAGGCCCTGCAGGTCTTCAACCGCCGCCAGCGCGGCGGGCGCTACTGGTTCACCCATGGCTGGAACTGGCGCGGCATGACCGCCTGGCTCCTCGCCGCGGTCGTGGCCATCCTTTTCGTCAACATCCCCGGCCAGTTCGTCGGCCCGCTCGGCGGCCTCGCCGGCGGCGTCGACATCTCCCTCCCGCTGGGCCTGGCGATCGCGGCCGTGCTCTACCTGGCGCTGCTGGCGTCCTTCCCCGAGCCTCGCGGGGTCTACGGCCCGGCCGGGCCGCGCCTGGTCCGCGCCTCCGACGCCGAGATCCCGGCCATCACCGGTCTCTTGGCCGAGCCCCTGGCGGCGGAGAGGGTGTGA
- a CDS encoding Lrp/AsnC family transcriptional regulator, translated as MTTPPKVRRENDARPGPVVLDEISKQIVEQLQGDGRKPYAAIGKAVGLSEAAVRQRVQRLLDAGVMQIVAVTDPLTLGFPRQAMIGIKCEGDLEIVADELSAIAEIDYVVLTAGSLDIMVEVVCESDQHLLEILGKIRAIPTVRATETFVYLKLHKQTYSWGTR; from the coding sequence ATGACGACGCCGCCCAAGGTACGCCGCGAAAACGACGCCAGGCCAGGTCCCGTCGTCCTCGACGAGATCTCCAAGCAGATCGTCGAACAGTTGCAGGGCGACGGGCGCAAGCCGTACGCCGCCATCGGGAAGGCCGTGGGCCTGTCCGAGGCGGCGGTCCGCCAGCGGGTCCAGCGCCTGCTCGACGCGGGAGTCATGCAGATCGTCGCGGTCACCGACCCGCTGACCCTGGGATTCCCCCGCCAGGCCATGATCGGCATCAAGTGCGAGGGCGACCTGGAGATCGTGGCCGACGAGCTGTCGGCCATCGCGGAGATCGACTACGTCGTCCTGACCGCCGGATCCCTCGACATCATGGTCGAGGTCGTCTGCGAGAGCGACCAGCACCTCCTGGAGATCCTCGGCAAGATCCGCGCCATCCCCACCGTGCGCGCGACGGAGACCTTCGTCTACCTCAAGCTCCACAAGCAGACCTACTCCTGGGGCACTCGCTAG